The nucleotide window AAAATGTAATTATCTTTACCATAAAAGCGCTTACCACCCCATACAACACCGGTTTCAGATACACCTTCAAACTCGACAAAAGTTTCTGCCATACCAATTTCGCTGTTGGTTGCATCGGCATTGGCACCAAGTTGGTTGGTTGCATATTCCGCATTGTTGGCTGCAGCTCGTGTTTTGATTCGAATTTTCTGACCACCGTCATTCTCAAAATTTTTCTGCAGTGCAACTTCAAAGTGGCTATCCGACTCAACACCCAATCGACCTAAACGCTCTTTTGATGCTGGGAACTTTGCACGTTTAAAATCATCATTTTCACTGAATAGAACACCAGCACGGAAATAACCGTGAAATTCAAATCCATCCGATTTTTCGGCATGTACAGCAGGTGCAGTAGACAAGCCAGCTGTAGCGACTAAACAAGCAAGGGTAAGCTTAGAAAGTTTCATAATAACTCCATGTTCCAAATTATACTTTCGCAAAGAAAGCGCTTTCTTTATTTTTCTTAAAAAAACCAATCGAACAGATTTAAAGAAGATCAAATCTAAGCCCACATTCACTATGCACTCTTAACCTTATTGGCTTTAACCGCTCAGTTGGTATGGAAAGAGTATAAATCGATCTCGTGAATATAAACCGTGATCAATCCCACCAAAGAAAGCGCTTTCTTATGCGTGAGTCACAAAAATAGAGATGTTAAGTATTTTGTTTGAACAATCATGGAACCAAGTAAAATGCCACTGTTCACATATTAAAGACGAATTGCTCCGTTCAATCACTCAGAACCAGTTTCGAAATACAACGTCGGTTGTCTTCCTCAAATAATCGTCGAAATAAAAAGGGAACATACATTGTATGTTCCCTTTATATTCAGACTTTTATTCAAGCTCTTTTGTTAACAGGCTTACTTTTCAAATCGAATATTGTCTAGTTTAAAACTCATTTCTCCTTGAGGCTCAAACACTAAAAGGTTAGTGATCATTATTGGATCAGCTTGATTCCCACCAGCAAAACGGTTTTCTCTCTTTAAAATGTCTGCGATTGGAATACGTACCGTCTTCCATTCATTCATTGCTGATAGCGGCACGGTATAGTCACTTGTTTTCGGCCAACCACTGTCCATCTTAACCAATAGTTCAACCCCGTCGGCCATACTCTCAACTTTCAAATCAAAGACCAGTTCACCCGTTTCTTGCCAATGTGTCACATCTGTTACAGGAGAACGAAAATAGATATTTCCTGAACCTCCTTTCTTATTCACTTGTAGCACTGTTCCACGATCTGGTTCGGTCACCTCTTGATAGTCAACAATATCCAATGGGTCATAACTTGCATAAGCCAAGCTTGCGTTAAGAGTTTCGGTAAAAATCTCCAACGTTGGTCCATCAGCATAACTATCATCGGTTGCTAAGATCTCTGGAGCTTCGTGCCCTATCACTTGTATTGCATGTTCAGAGCGACTTGCACACCCTTTTCCTTTCCAACGATCAACCTTACAGCGGTATACCTTTACTGAATCAACTAGCATTGTTTTCGGAAACAAACCTTCGTCGATGCCTTTATCATTTGCGTTCGCTGACCACGCCCCACCGACAGCCAAGTTCAATAACAAATGAAACTTTTCATCAAACGGAGCTGCTCCACTCGCATTAATGAGTTTCCCTTCTTCCGCTTCATATTGGCTGTACCAGCCCTCTTGAGTTTGAGTCGCGTAATGAATATTGTCTACATACCAACGAATTTCACCTTCTTCCCACTCAATCGCGTATGTATGGAAGCCATCAGTTGGGTTCACACCATTTGACAATATCGCGGCCTGCCCTTTATAAACATTGTCTGGCCAATTTCGTCCGTAATGTAACGTCCCATAGACTCGGCTCTCTAGATCATCATTTTTCGCTCCCGCCGCATCTGAAAGTGTGTTTAGGTTAACCGCTTCCATAATATCGATTTCGCCAGAAGCTGCCCATGTGCCGTATTTATTGTCGGTTGGCAGCATCCAAATTGCGGGCCATGAACCTTGTCCACCAGGTAACTTTGCTCTGATTTCATAACGGCCATATTTGGTGTCACGCTTGTCTTTTGTACTTAGCCTCGCAGAAGTATAAGGGAGTGTTTTAGTTGCTCCGCCAATCGTACCTTCGGCATTGTCAGGCCCAGTATGACTTTGCTTCAGCGCGACAATGTGTAAAAAGCCATCTTTAACAAATGCGTTATTAGGATCATCCGTGTAGCACTGTTGTTCATTGTTCCCTCCTCCCCAACAGTTCACTTCTAATGACCAATTACGTTTATCTATTTGCTCGCCTTCAAACTGGTCTTCCCACACCAATTGCCAGTCTGGACTTAACGTAACTGGATCATGGGATAGCACGATCGGTTTTTCAGTTTGAGCTAAGTCAGCACTTTCGGATACCGGCAGCTCTATCGCCGTGCAACCAGACATCAAAGCGGCAGAAATAAAAGACGTTAATATCTTTACCTGATTGGTTAGATCTTGCATTACAACTCCTTGTATCACGACTTTCTAAGCAGGCGACACTTAATATCGGAGCCCATAACAGAAAGTCGATAAATGAATAACTCCGCGAGCATGGACCCAATATGCCATGCACGACCGTTTCAAAATGAGTATATAAAAGTGCATAGTTCAAAAAAGAGACAACGCTCACCTTAAGAAAGCGCTTTCTTGTTGGGTTTCACATTTTGCTAAAGTTCATTGCGGTTTTTATAGATTCCCAAGAATTTTCATAACCCGATTATCTGTGATAACGCCC belongs to Vibrio splendidus and includes:
- a CDS encoding glycoside hydrolase family 16 protein — protein: MQDLTNQVKILTSFISAALMSGCTAIELPVSESADLAQTEKPIVLSHDPVTLSPDWQLVWEDQFEGEQIDKRNWSLEVNCWGGGNNEQQCYTDDPNNAFVKDGFLHIVALKQSHTGPDNAEGTIGGATKTLPYTSARLSTKDKRDTKYGRYEIRAKLPGGQGSWPAIWMLPTDNKYGTWAASGEIDIMEAVNLNTLSDAAGAKNDDLESRVYGTLHYGRNWPDNVYKGQAAILSNGVNPTDGFHTYAIEWEEGEIRWYVDNIHYATQTQEGWYSQYEAEEGKLINASGAAPFDEKFHLLLNLAVGGAWSANANDKGIDEGLFPKTMLVDSVKVYRCKVDRWKGKGCASRSEHAIQVIGHEAPEILATDDSYADGPTLEIFTETLNASLAYASYDPLDIVDYQEVTEPDRGTVLQVNKKGGSGNIYFRSPVTDVTHWQETGELVFDLKVESMADGVELLVKMDSGWPKTSDYTVPLSAMNEWKTVRIPIADILKRENRFAGGNQADPIMITNLLVFEPQGEMSFKLDNIRFEK